Proteins encoded together in one Prevotella scopos JCM 17725 window:
- a CDS encoding IS1182 family transposase, translated as MTKIHFRSYIHKKMILFPQRIDKDIAEDAPVRLLDALVDNLMLDNVYKLYKPSGRKPYHPQMMLKVILYAYMNNIYSCRRIESLLKRDIHFIYLAGYEQPDFITINRFRNRVKKEINNIFTQVVLVLAAKGLISLDVEYIDGTKIESKANKYTFVWKRTVEKNRTKLQEQIRTLLLQVDDVIAQDNAAKKEGIEFTAALLDEISEELNKSLESIPKPKTKEEKQAVRTKKKQLKELEKKRNKLQEYDQHLEIMGERNSYSKTDPDATFMHMKEDAMRNGQTKPGYNLQIATENQFITDFALYANRTDTLTLPSFLESFKSRYHRYAKTVVADSGYGSEENYLFMDVHNMEAYVKYNYFHKEQRPRYTPNPFSPASLYYNKEQDFYVCPMGQHMRRIGMKRSLTSNGFVTYSVRYQAEHCDGCPLRGSCFKARGNRIIEVNHQLQHYKQKARELLTSEEGIKHRGRRCIEPEAVFGQTKYNKAYKRFRHFGKDKVNMDFAFFAIAFNIGKMCRKTNLKELKAIMEVLLVTFRCSIQVYIGYLKTNKSFYMKLAA; from the coding sequence TAGACGCCTTGGTGGATAATCTTATGTTGGATAATGTCTACAAACTTTATAAGCCCAGTGGTCGCAAGCCTTATCATCCACAAATGATGCTTAAGGTGATTCTTTACGCCTATATGAATAATATCTATTCCTGCCGTCGTATAGAGTCACTTCTCAAGCGTGACATTCATTTCATCTATCTGGCAGGATATGAGCAGCCTGATTTTATTACCATCAATCGTTTTCGTAATCGTGTGAAAAAGGAAATCAACAATATATTCACACAAGTCGTATTAGTACTTGCAGCCAAAGGTTTGATAAGTCTTGACGTTGAATATATTGACGGCACAAAAATAGAATCGAAAGCTAACAAGTATACCTTCGTTTGGAAGAGAACCGTGGAAAAGAACCGCACCAAGTTGCAGGAACAAATACGCACACTCTTGCTTCAGGTTGACGATGTCATTGCGCAGGATAATGCCGCTAAGAAAGAAGGTATTGAGTTCACTGCAGCTCTGCTTGATGAGATATCCGAGGAATTGAACAAGTCTTTGGAATCAATCCCTAAACCTAAGACAAAAGAAGAGAAGCAGGCTGTTAGAACCAAGAAAAAACAGCTTAAAGAACTTGAGAAGAAACGTAATAAACTCCAGGAGTATGACCAACACCTTGAGATTATGGGAGAGAGAAACTCCTACAGCAAGACCGACCCTGATGCCACGTTTATGCACATGAAGGAGGACGCTATGCGGAACGGACAGACTAAGCCTGGATATAATCTGCAGATAGCAACGGAGAACCAGTTTATCACCGACTTTGCACTCTATGCCAATCGTACCGATACACTCACACTACCTTCTTTCTTGGAGTCTTTCAAATCACGCTATCATCGTTATGCCAAGACAGTCGTAGCCGATTCAGGGTATGGCTCCGAGGAGAATTATCTGTTCATGGACGTACATAATATGGAAGCCTATGTGAAGTATAACTACTTCCATAAAGAGCAGCGTCCACGCTACACACCTAACCCATTCAGTCCCGCAAGCCTTTATTATAATAAGGAACAGGATTTCTACGTCTGCCCTATGGGACAGCACATGAGGCGTATAGGTATGAAGCGTTCCCTAACCTCTAATGGATTCGTTACTTACAGCGTACGTTATCAGGCAGAACACTGTGATGGTTGTCCGTTGAGAGGCTCATGTTTTAAGGCAAGAGGGAACAGAATTATAGAAGTAAACCACCAACTACAGCACTATAAACAAAAGGCACGGGAACTACTGACCTCGGAAGAAGGCATCAAGCATCGAGGACGAAGGTGCATAGAACCTGAAGCTGTTTTTGGACAAACAAAATATAATAAAGCCTACAAGAGGTTTAGGCATTTTGGGAAAGACAAGGTCAACATGGACTTTGCATTCTTTGCCATTGCCTTTAACATAGGAAAAATGTGCAGAAAAACTAATCTCAAGGAACTAAAAGCCATTATGGAGGTACTTTTAGTCACCTTCAGATGCTCTATACAAGTTTATATAGGCTATTTAAAGACCAATAAATCATTTTATATGAAATTAGCAGCATAG
- a CDS encoding fumarate reductase — protein MWLINSSIGRKVIMSVTGMALILFMTFHCCMNLVALFSGEAYNMICELLGANWYAVAATAGLGALAVCHIVYAFILTAQNRRARGDNRYAVTEKPATVEWASQNMLVLGIIVLLGLGLHLFNFWYNMMFAELTHIDVPFHPADGFAYIKYTFSNPVYVVLYVIWLAALWFHLSHGFWSAMQTVGINGKVWFNRWKTIGNIYVTLLMLGFLVVVLAFAFGCAPSLCCAA, from the coding sequence ATGTGGTTAATCAATTCATCTATTGGTAGAAAGGTGATTATGTCAGTGACTGGCATGGCCCTGATCCTATTCATGACGTTCCACTGCTGTATGAATCTTGTTGCGCTCTTCTCAGGAGAAGCTTACAACATGATTTGTGAGCTGTTGGGTGCCAACTGGTATGCAGTAGCAGCTACTGCAGGTCTTGGCGCATTGGCAGTTTGTCACATCGTTTATGCGTTCATCCTTACAGCGCAGAACCGCCGTGCACGTGGTGACAATCGTTATGCTGTTACAGAGAAGCCTGCAACGGTAGAGTGGGCAAGCCAGAATATGCTTGTTCTCGGTATTATCGTGCTGCTCGGTCTTGGACTTCACCTCTTCAACTTCTGGTACAACATGATGTTTGCAGAGCTTACTCATATCGATGTACCTTTCCATCCAGCTGATGGTTTTGCTTACATTAAGTACACATTCTCTAATCCTGTTTACGTAGTTCTCTACGTTATCTGGCTTGCAGCATTGTGGTTCCACCTCTCTCACGGTTTCTGGAGTGCTATGCAGACAGTTGGTATCAACGGTAAGGTATGGTTCAACCGTTGGAAGACTATTGGTAACATCTATGTTACATTGTTGATGCTTGGCTTCCTTGTTGTAGTTCTTGCATTTGCATTCGGTTGTGCACCAAGCCTTTGCTGTGCTGCATAA